A single genomic interval of bacterium harbors:
- the ettA gene encoding energy-dependent translational throttle protein EttA, with the protein MSTQFVYQMHQLRKSAGGRTILDGVTLAFFPGAKIGVLGPNGAGKSTLLRIMAGEDHAFDGSAGPSPGVTVGFLPQEPRLDPEKTVRENAEMGLSHQRDLLRRFEEISAAFAEPMDDDRMQKLLDEQAALQDAIDAAGAWELDRTMEIAMDALRCPPPDSPVTNLSGGERRRVALCRVLLERPDILLLDEPTNHLDADSVGWLERHLAEYPGTVVAVTHDRYFLDNVAGWILELDRGKGIPYEGNYTGWLEQKSKRLELEEKAETSRRKTLEHELEWIRMAPRARQAKSKARYTAFEQLMAEEAEARRRTAEIVVPPGPRLGELVVEAKGLAKAYGDMLLFENVDFKVPAGAIVGIIGGNGAGKTTLFRIITGQEQPDSGTLRLGETVRLSYVDQSRDALTPENTVWKEISGGEDFLELGKINMNSRAYVARFAFRGTDQQKLVGNLSGGERNRVHLAKMLKTGGNVLLLDEPTNDLDVDTLRALEDAIVDFPGCVFVITHDRWFLDRVATHILAFEGDSRVEWFEGNYRDYEIDRKRRLGVEAAQPHRVTYKKLTR; encoded by the coding sequence ATGAGTACCCAGTTCGTCTATCAGATGCACCAGCTTCGCAAATCCGCGGGCGGGCGCACCATCCTCGACGGCGTCACGCTGGCGTTTTTCCCCGGCGCGAAGATCGGCGTGCTTGGGCCGAACGGCGCGGGCAAGTCCACACTGCTTCGCATCATGGCCGGCGAGGACCACGCCTTCGACGGCAGCGCGGGGCCGTCGCCGGGCGTGACCGTCGGCTTTTTGCCGCAGGAGCCCCGGCTCGATCCCGAAAAAACCGTGCGCGAGAACGCGGAGATGGGGCTTAGCCACCAGCGCGACCTGCTGCGCCGTTTCGAGGAAATCAGCGCCGCATTCGCGGAGCCGATGGACGACGACCGGATGCAAAAGCTGCTCGACGAGCAAGCTGCCCTGCAGGACGCCATCGACGCGGCCGGCGCGTGGGAGCTTGACCGCACGATGGAAATCGCGATGGACGCGCTGCGTTGCCCGCCGCCCGACTCGCCCGTGACGAACCTTTCCGGCGGCGAGCGGCGCCGTGTCGCGCTTTGCCGCGTGCTGCTGGAGCGGCCGGACATCCTGCTATTGGACGAGCCGACCAATCACCTTGACGCGGACAGCGTCGGGTGGCTCGAACGGCATCTTGCGGAATACCCCGGGACCGTCGTCGCCGTGACGCACGATCGCTACTTCCTCGACAACGTCGCGGGCTGGATTCTGGAGCTCGATCGCGGCAAGGGCATTCCGTACGAGGGCAACTATACCGGCTGGCTCGAACAGAAATCGAAGCGCCTTGAACTCGAGGAGAAAGCGGAGACCTCGCGCCGCAAGACGCTCGAGCACGAGCTCGAGTGGATCCGCATGGCGCCGCGCGCGCGGCAGGCGAAATCGAAAGCGCGCTACACCGCGTTCGAACAGTTGATGGCCGAGGAGGCCGAGGCGCGTCGCCGCACGGCGGAAATCGTCGTGCCGCCCGGGCCGCGCCTTGGCGAACTTGTCGTCGAGGCGAAGGGCCTGGCGAAGGCATACGGCGACATGCTCCTGTTCGAGAACGTCGACTTCAAGGTGCCCGCGGGCGCGATCGTCGGCATCATCGGCGGAAACGGCGCGGGCAAGACGACGCTGTTTCGCATCATCACCGGGCAGGAGCAGCCGGATTCCGGCACGTTGCGCCTTGGCGAGACGGTGCGCCTGTCGTACGTCGACCAGTCGCGTGACGCGCTCACGCCCGAAAACACGGTATGGAAGGAGATTTCCGGCGGCGAGGATTTCCTTGAGCTTGGCAAGATCAACATGAACTCGCGCGCGTACGTCGCGCGGTTCGCGTTTCGCGGCACGGATCAGCAAAAGCTCGTCGGCAATCTCTCCGGCGGCGAACGCAACCGCGTGCATCTGGCGAAGATGCTCAAGACCGGCGGCAACGTGCTTTTGCTCGACGAGCCGACCAACGACCTGGACGTCGACACGCTGCGCGCGCTCGAGGATGCGATCGTCGATTTTCCCGGGTGCGTGTTCGTCATCACGCACGATCGCTGGTTTCTCGATCGCGTCGCGACGCACATCCTCGCGT